TATATTTGACTCTTCTGTGTGGTTACTGTTTACATTGTTTAACTCAGTTGTCAGATTTAGGGAAGACATAGGCTGGAAAAACAGTTACAAATTTAACAAACTGACTTCACAATATGTATCAAAAGGACTTATTGTAAACAGTTCTGATTTAGGAAGATGAGTAATATTGTTGACAAAGACAAAATATACTTACTTTTATGTTTGTACGAGCATTGTTCAAACCTAGCTTTCTAATTAtctgaaatttaatttaaaaaaaatgattcaagTAAGCAAaggttgtttcattttttaaaataatttagccaaattaagtatttctatacAGCAACTCCCTTaacaaaatgtaaacatttttctaGATTTTGCTTATGAAAGTCTATCCAATTCTCAATCCAAATTCTGATCTTTAGGAATGAGTAATATCTAAACATCATATGCCATTGACTGAATAACTCTTCTAACATTGTTTAGcaattcatatattttttaaaatgttctgtaaaAAGAATAGATGTATTTTGTATGTTTGTGAATAAGAATTAGAAGAGTTTGCCCTAGTGGAAAACATAATAGACACATCCCTGGAGACAGAAAAACTAGTGTGCCTACAATTAATTAATTTGGGCAACATTTTGATCAAATTCCTTTGAGAACCATGATGTTGAATTCTATGTATAATTCCAGGCATCCTCTGAAGCAAAGGAAAGACTGATGAAACAATTATAGCCTTCTGAGTAATTGTTCAAATTATCTTTCCAATTATTCTGTATGTTTTAGAAtgggtttgatttggtttggttttggtttttagctATTTTGTATCTTTGTTCCCATATAAATATTGAGAattttttcaatttatattaaGAATTGTGTTTGAAATTTGATGGGACTACATTTTGGTAAAATACCCATTTTTACAACATTAATCACCTTGAGTGTAAgaattctttccatcttctggtatttctttagcttctttgtctTAAAGTTCTCattacataagtatttctcttccTTGGTgagagttatcccaagatatttgAGGCTATTAGAAGTGggattgtttccctgatttctttctacgTTTGTCATTGACATAAAGAAAGGctactggttttgtgtgtcaggttTGTGTCTTGCTACTTTGCTGAACATGTTTATCAACCTCAGGAGATTTTGTCCCTTATATTACAAATTTTCCAGAAGTTATACcatgaagggatattgaattttgtcaaaagccttatttttttgcatctaaagagatgacGATATGGTTTTCATTCAATCTATTTATGTGGTAGGTGAAATTCCTTGATTATGAATGTTGAATAGCTCCTGCATCTCTTTTTTAAGCCAGAGTTGATCTTGGCAAATGagctttttgatgtgttctctttttgtaagattatttttgttgctttttattattttatatattttacatcatATGTTTAGTTTATATAATTTCCTCTGCAAAATCCAAAgggggaaaatatatatataccagaaacaaaaagaataaagaaatcaggaGAGCAATCCCATTtacacaaaaataatattttaaaaattaagtaaggCAGAATAAATCTAATCAATAATGTGAAAACCTATTCAATAAAAAGTTTAGaaccctgaagaaggaaactaAAAATGAGTCAGACACAGGAAGATTTCCCATATACTGGGGTTGGTAGCTTTTGTAAGTGATATTCTATAGATACAATGCATCTCCCTTTGAAATTCAATGTAAGTATTCTCAGaagtgggaaagaaaaaaaaacacaatctaAAATTCAGATGGAAATACAGAAGCTCCATTTAGCCAAAACTAATATTGACCAATAAATGCACTGCTGTGGGTTCTCCATTACTGACACACAgagctggaaaagaaaaaaaaatccacaaaactatcagaaaaaaatacacaatTGTTAACCCAGAAACATGACTACTCTGGCAATgcatcacatccaaagacctggGCCTGTGTGATCTGGgtggaatacacacacacctttaattccaggagacagaggcaagcggatttctaaAGTCCATGTCTGCCTGGTATAGAGCAGGTTTTAGGTAAAGAAAGCTTAGGTCCAGATGTggttgtacacacctttaatgccagcactcaagagacagaggcatgcagatctctgagttctagtctGTCAGTTCAGCTGAGTCAGTGAATTGAGAAGAGGTGCAGAGGAGTAAAGTTTGTGGAATTCAGAGGTAGTTTTTACAGGTACAGTTTTATTGTAGACAGGTTGCATAGAGAACAAGTTAGACACAtgtgaagacagaaggagccagagaacaAGGAACCAGAAGATTAAAAAGGTTGTCAGAGTAATTTTGGGGCCAAGCAGAGCAgttctggagaagctgagaggagcaGACTGAACCAGgcaacttggagaggagtttgagcaaGAACTGCTGAAtttgaccagccagccagagttcagaaagaagtaGAAGGGTGAGCTCATTCAGCACTAAGCCTCCATGAAGACAGTTAAATTGGATGAATAAGTTCATTTTACATAAAGACATGCTGAATACAACACCACTAacccagaaaataaaaccaacaatcAAAAGGTGGAGTGGCATGGAATTAAATTaaagcttctgtagggcaaagaaAACTTAATCAACTGAAGAGGCAGCCTATAGAGTAGGGACATTTTCTATCAGttactgtagtggtttgaataggtttgccaCTTGGACTcaggtatttgaatgcttagcctaCAGGGAGTACGACTATTaagggtgtgtccttgttggaataggtatggccttgttggaggacatgtgtcactgtgggggtgggttttgagacccTCCTAGCTACCCATGGAACAGTCTTCTATTATAagtcttcagatcaagatgtagagctctcagcacTTCCTGTGTGAtacctgcctgggtgctgccatgctccctcacTGTTAATActgtactgaacctctgaacctgtaagccagcccccaaataaatgtttttataagagttgccttggtcatggtgtctcttcatagtagtaaagccctaactaaggcAGCTATATATCTATCAGAGGACTGTTTTCTAAagtttacaaaggaaaaaaaccctgaaTATGAAAACTAACTATTGTTATGTGACTACAAGAAAGGCACATCTTGTAGCCAcagcagggatttttttttcttgcaatagaTTATAATTATGGTTAGACTACTCCCAgttcttccccacctcccctaCAATCTGGATCTACACCTTATAGATGCAAACAAATAGGCATCTAAGAGACAaactataatatattataataataatataacctattatgtataatataatatgttatacatattatatatatatataataagacaAACTGAATAAACCATATGGAAACCTATTttataagctgtgtgtgtgtgtttgtgtgtgtgtgtgtatgtgcaagtctgtggtatatatatgtatgtgtgtatgtttacagtgtgagtatatgcatgtgcatatttgtatatgtgtatgattaaTTGAATCACCCTACACAGTTGATAATGTTCTTCTCAAAAACCTCAGGTTGCCAAATAAAAAACCCAGTGCAGGTGCAGGCTAGTTCCATAGAGCTGTTGGACAAGGAAGTCTTGGAGACTTCCCCAAACAGTATAGATTATTGCTCTTGGTCATGCATCATAACTTGATGACAAAACTATTGCTGAAGATATCGCACACTTTGGTCTTAGATATATAGAAATTAAGACAgtattaaaaagttttttttccctGGTGATAAAAGTTATTAACAGTTTTACCTATCTGTGAGTAAGAAAACAGACAGAAGAAGCATACGGCAATTGATGCAATAGTGTCATGTGATGGAGTAATAagccactttctgattggattcaaGACCTGTACCACAGGAGGAACACATGCGTGGTATTTGTAAATCTGATCAAGAACTCTGATTTTGTGTACTTTGAGGTTTGAACGAATAGTATCCTCCATAGTCTCctgtatttaaatattcatttcaaaTAGGTGGTGCTATTCTGGGGGAGGTTATGGAGCTCATGGAAGAAGCAAACTCATTGGAAAAGTACCTCACTGGATTCAAGCTTCACCTCACCTCctgctttcttttgcttcttgTCTGTGTTTAAAATGTGATCAAccagcttcctgctccagccCTAATGACACGTCTTCCCTGCAACAGTGGACTCTTATCCCTCTGTGATTGTACATTTTACATCTCTCAGGGAGAAGAAGCTCAGGAGTGCTAGACTGCATTCTGAGCTCATGGGATGCTGACACACGGCTCAGGGGAGATGAAAGATAGCCAAAGATAAGGGTTCCTATtagttagtattctgtctaacctccaccccatctctctctttttatgcccccttcaGTCCCAGCCCGGGTGTCTTCCGGTGAGAAATGGCGTGGGCTGGGACAGAGGCTCTGGTTCTCAAAGTCCTAGGCATTCAGACACCACTGGGAACCTTGAAAAATTGAGAAGGGGGTGGTCCGGACTCAGGTCTGAGATGAGTCCAGGACAGGAGGAATCTGACTTATCTTGGGAAAGTGCAGGGGTGCTGAAAGGACTTCTGTGGGAGGCTTAGGAGCAGCTCTGGATTACTAAGGTCTTCCCCAAGACAGTCATTGCTGGTCTTGTTTATTCATGGCAGAAAAGGATGTATTTGATTTACTCAGGGTTGACCAGAGATAAAAGAGCTTTTGCAGGACGGGATGTCCAGGAAGGGACATTTATAGGCTAAACCCTTGTGGTTTCTATGCTAGGAGACCAGTTGTGATGGCCCACTTAGTGGGGTGTTGTGGTCATGTGcttcaggacaggaacctggtcagGAGTAGATTCAAATGTCTaccattctcaattatgagaatttCCAGGATTGCTTAATCTGCTTGTCCTTATCAGTTTTTCTTTCTGGTTAAAGGATTCCACTTGCCCCATATCACCTCTGAAATCATGAGCTAAAATAAGCCCtgttttcctgaagttgtttttggtcatgatattttatcaagCAATAGGAATATAACTAGAAGACAGATCTTGCAGGTCTCAGGAGTGATCTTACTACCACTGTTCGGCTAAATGTACATAGAATAAAGCTTCCCTCTCTAAGTCtacttcatcagagaagcttaCTTGTATGATGAATGGTTGTTAATGCAGAAactcaaaactaaacaaagttCAGCAAGTAAGTTTTATCGGATTGAACACCACAAATAGGACATCTATATAACTATCCCCTCCTTGCTGCCACTGCTACCCAAAACCCAGGGACCATCATAGAAGAGGGGACCGAAAGATTGTATGAGCCAGATATCAGGAAGGACCAAAGCAAAATGATGTACCTTGAACATGGCAGAACCAAGGCATCCATGGACTTACAGCAGCTTTGGCTatctgcacaagacctgcacaaactCAAGACAATCAACCTAACAGCTTATAGGGATAAGGCCTCAGAACCCTCTGCCTTTAGTTGAGGAGCTATTGACAGCTGAAACTTATAATCAAAGGGCAGGCAGTTTTCTTCGAAGATGTGGTCTTTAGTAGGTTGGCCATACTTCAGTAGATAGCCCCACACTCATGAATACTTGGGCATCAAAAATTGGAAtccttgaattatttttttaaaaggagaaacaaTAGGCAGAGTGATGGATATGGGAGGAGCTAGGCAGAGGAGTGGGAATGAACACAGTCAAAATACACTATAATCAAgtataaaattcaaatatttaacaaaatatattttaaaaactgactttGAAATGCTATGATAAAATCCAATACTTTTTAGCTAATTTAAAAAGTTGAATATCTATGTCTACGCCCTCCCCTCAAAGTTCAAGGATCTATGAGGAAGATAAGATGCAAAGATTGTAAGATCCAGAGGTGATGGGTGACTCCAAgcaaacagtgtcttccagacacaccAGGACTGATGTAGATGATGACAGAACAGGTGGGACACTCACAGGCTCAAGCCAGATGGGGTCCTAGCAGTAAGTGGGGGAAGTAGGCTTGGGCTTTGTATCTGCAGTTTGTATTTacttgtgaaaaaaaaattagttttctccaatttACTTATTCACATTCTGTAAGTTACTGAAAATGTATGTAGGTTATGTTTTCTAGCCATATCATTACTATATAGATATTAATGTGCTTAATTTGTTTGGAGACTAAAAGAATAGAATAAAGTAGATGCCCACAAATGGCATATTTCTTGTCAAGTTATGATAGTATTGTCATATGCAGATTTAATAATTATCCCCCTTTCTGATATTTTGGGATAATTATTAAATTATCCCATACATACTCAGAAGTTTTGAAAATCTAAATTATTTTGAAGACAATTGAAATTTTACTATAGGTCTTGGATTTCATGTGTCATCAGCATAACAAAGTTCCCTATAGGTATTAGGACTCTTTATTAAattgttattttgcttttagaGTTAATGATGAAAATGGTCAATTAATGTACTTTCCACAAAAAACTCCCCAAGGTCTTGTATACAAGGTCTTGTgaaaacatcattagttattaaaCATAACAGCTTCCTGTGATATGGAGACAAAATCATGTTTATTGAAGATGGAATGAGGTAGTGACTACAATTCTTCAGTTACAACAAAACAGGAACACACTATTATTTGGGAAGGCACTAGTTATTTAATTtgtagggaaaacaaaacaatggatttAAAGATGTCACATGTGTTGTGATTAaagacaggaaaatacaattattttaaaatgaactggATTTTAATCTGAACAAGCTCTCCATTGAAACTGATGAAGCAATATGggctaggaaaaaaatcatccattttggaAGAATTTTTCATGTTACATTTTTAGACACAAATAAAATTCTGTAATGTATCTACAAGCAAAACCTCTGTGGAACTCAAGGAGCGTAAGTATGTTTAGTATTTTCATATCATGTACAAATAGGTTGTATTAAGAACAGTTCTGTCTTGAATATAGATTAAACCAACTATATCTAGTATTAGAGAAATCTGATAGCATCCATGTAACTCAAGGCTAAGCTTTCCACATATCCATTTAATAGCTGGCTGTGCTTGTTTATCAGAAAAGCTTTACACATAGTAACTTTTGGTgccttttattaaaattttattgctaTACATTGCTTTATATttaagaattagaaaatataattgtTAACCTTGGAGGTAGTAGTGTATCTAAATTATTTCTTACACGAAGAAAGCTATGTaagttaaaatggaaaataattaggAAGAAATGCTTTAAATTTAATGTAAAATGTTTACTTGCTGAATCAAATAAGCTTAAATATAAGACTTGTTTTCCTGCCTTACTAGTTTATTTGGTAATGACAAAGAACTCCGGAATTAACAAATACCACTaacaaataataattttagatgatttatttcaaacttcattttcattgattaaCCCCCTTAAAATATGCAATCAttctgggtgtggtagtgcatgccttaaattccagcactcaggaggcagagaaatctTTGTATGTTTAAGATCACCCTGGACTATGCCAGGTATCTTGAACTAAAATGTGAGATAATGACCATCAAATTCATGCCAAATTTATCTAAGAGCACATCCGTGTGGACTTCAGAAATCTTGAATGATATTGATCTTCAATTTCACTGACAATTACAAAAAGTAACACATTTCTCTCACTTTCTGTTTCTTAAATACCTTTATAATTAGACTTTTAACTTTTTATGATAATTATATTTTAGTTGGGATTAATCTTATATTAATCTAATTAGCTAGAATTAAAGATATTATGTCttttaaaagacagacagacacacacacacagagagagagagagagagacagagagagagagagagagagagagagagagagagagagagagaaccttgaATCCCATAGTGAGTTCCtaaccagcctgggatacaaagtgaaaccctatttcaaaaagaTTTCAGACCCCTTCCCTCAAGGCTTGAGGAGATATGCAGAAGAGGATGTGGAAAGATTGTGAAAGCCAAAGGGGATGGATgtttccaaggaaacagtgtcttctagacacaGCAGGATAGATGCACAAACTCaaagagactgtggcagcaaGAACAATAGCTTTGGTTCAGGTGAGGTGAAGAGAGGAAGTGAACTCTGGATTCCATTTCtgaccaagaagctatttgcaactgATATCCACCAGTGAAGGGAAAACCAGTTTTCTACAATGGAGTCTTACTGAACACATCAATCACACTCCAGGGCAGTCCCCCTGACCATGGGTAATAGCCAACACACAACAAACTTTGTGGCTTTTCTGATAGCTTTTTGTTGcaactttttcttgtttgttttgttttgctttgctttgctttttggtattttttgccttgatggtttttgtgttttatttttgtggattTTGTGGAGGGTTGTTTTtttgagggagaagggggaggagggaagaggagagtcaGAGGAAGAGCTCATAAAGTTGGGTGTGTAGGAAAGTGGAGAGGATTTGAAAGAGTTGTAATAGGAGAAAACATAGTCAAAATAtgttaaagaataataatatacAGAAAATACTTGGTTTATGAAAACAAAAGACGgttatttaaacaaaatatgtaCTATTCATTCTAGCCTAAAATATTTCCTGGGAGTATGTAAAAGTTggagttttattttcaaaactgtGGGTAGAAAATGAGAAACATGCAAACATTtatcacagaaaataataaaacattttcaaggtataaatatgaaaataattggAAATGAGTATCTTGGACACGGGTTTATATAAGTGTATAAGGGTTTATTATAGCTGTAGTTCTGACCAATAAGTGAATGTGGAAACTTAGAAAGGAACAAAAGCTTTTGCATTTCCATTGCACTACAGGATTCTTCATATCACCTTCAAGTCTTTACAAAACGAACTcaccaattattattttttgccaGGCTTGAAAGATCTAGAAGACATTTAGACATGAAAAATCATACATTCGTGACAACCTTTATTCTTCTGGGATTGACAGATGACCCAAAGTGGCAAattgtaattttcctttttctatttataACATATGTGCTGAGCATCACTGGAAATCTTACCATTATCCTTCTCACCCTGTTGGATTCCCATCTCAAAGCACCCATGTATTTCTTCCTTCAAAAGTTTTCCTTCTTAGAAATCTCTCTGACATCTACATGCATCCCTAGGTTCCTGGTCAGCATAGTGACCATGGATAAAACTATTTCAGTGGAGGCTTGCTTGACACAGTTATTTGCTGCCCTTATCTTTGGGATAGCACAGTTTTTCTTGCTGGCTGTCATGTCCTACGATCGCTATGTGGCCATATGTAAACCCCTTCATTATACAACCATCATGAACAACAGAGTCTGTACATTGCTGTTTGGCAGCTGCTGTTTAATTGCTTTGTTTGCGATCTGCCCTGGGGTCATTGTGAGTCTGGGTTTGGAATTCTGTGGTACTATTATTGAACACTTTTTTTGTGACTATTCCCCCATCTTGAAGCTTTCCTGCAATGATACAAGGTCCATGCAACTGGTCAATTTCATTTTTGCTATCATTACTCTCCTGATTACCTTGGCACTAGTAATGTTCTCTTACGGGAAAATCATAAGTACAGTTCTGAGGTTCCCCTCGGCTCAGCAGAAGAAGAAGGCCTTCTCCACCTGTTCCTCACACATGATCGTTGTCTCCATCTCTTATGGCAGCTGcatttttatgtacatcaaacCTTCTGCGGAGGAGAGAATCTCTTTAAACAAGGGGATTGCCATACTCACTCTTGCACTTGCACCTGTACTAAACCCTTTTATATACACCCTAAGAAATAAGCAAGTCAAAGAAGCActaaaggacatcatcaaaaaaTGTACCCTAGCTACTTCAAAGTAGTAAGTTTGGCTTTACCGGTGTACTAGAAATATTATTGAAAATTATAGACCATAGCAGCTATGTTTTAACATAGCTATATTTAATTTTTGCAGTGTGGTAGTTTCTAAAGGTGCTCATACTTGACTCTGTCTTCTTCAAATTTTTCATAGCTTTAGTGATGGTGTCTGTATTCATGATTTCTCCTATGTGTTGCTGGAatcacttcttttttaaatttaatgctATGAAATTTATGCACATCAATGTATCCCACTATGAATTCCTCATGGAAACATCATCTATCTATGACTTTCTAGCAAACATTTGCTTAAAATATTGTTTGTGAACTGTTTTACTACTAACTGATTTTAGTCTATAAACCTCTCGAAACACTTTCTTCTGCTATATTTTACTCAAATATATTAAATTTCTGGAAACAAATTCTTCCATCCTCcttaattttattgtttcttattctttatctctgggttttgtattgttttttgtttttttatttttagtattgaCTGATAGTAGTTTTCCATGTATATTCATTCTTTCACCTTTACAGGTTATCTAcaacattttcaaattttctttttattacttttgtctCAAGAAAATACTTAAAACTCTATATTTGCAAAGCAGAATATTATATATACTCACCATTAGCACATATTCCTGTGAATTATTCTATACTTCTCATTTTGAAGACTTTGACTTTTTGTAATAAAGAAACTAATAAAACGTGAAAGCATCAACGTGCCCCATGTGTAATATTGGATCTGTCTCATTCATGTGTCTGTTTTCTCTGTCAGACTCCATTCAATCCTCATCACTATTCATCATAACATGCACttttatacattaattttttggttttggttttttggtttttttttttttaatttggttttttcgagacagggtttctctatgtagcccttgctgtcc
The sequence above is drawn from the Apodemus sylvaticus chromosome 20, mApoSyl1.1, whole genome shotgun sequence genome and encodes:
- the LOC127671248 gene encoding olfactory receptor 6C74-like, yielding MKNHTFVTTFILLGLTDDPKWQIVIFLFLFITYVLSITGNLTIILLTLLDSHLKAPMYFFLQKFSFLEISLTSTCIPRFLVSIVTMDKTISVEACLTQLFAALIFGIAQFFLLAVMSYDRYVAICKPLHYTTIMNNRVCTLLFGSCCLIALFAICPGVIVSLGLEFCGTIIEHFFCDYSPILKLSCNDTRSMQLVNFIFAIITLLITLALVMFSYGKIISTVLRFPSAQQKKKAFSTCSSHMIVVSISYGSCIFMYIKPSAEERISLNKGIAILTLALAPVLNPFIYTLRNKQVKEALKDIIKKCTLATSK